ACAATTCTTGAAGAATCGGAGTACCACCGTGACGTCCCACCGCGTACCCGCCCTCCTCGCCGCCCTCGTCGCCGCGGTCGCTCTGGTCGCGGCCGGGTGTTCGTCGGACTCCGTCACCCAGGCGGCCGGCACCACCTCGACGTCACCGACGGCCGGCACCGCCACCGCGCCACCGCCCGCCGGGTCGGTCGCCGGGGTGACCGTGCCGGACGCGTTCACCGCCCTGACGCTGATTCCGATCGGGAATTCGCCGCTACCGTTCCGGGGAACGGATGGCAGGTACCACGTCGCCTATGACCTGCAGCTGACCAACGCCACCGGGGTCCCGGCGAGCCTGGAGAAGATCGACGTGATCGATGGCACCGATCCCACGAAGGTCCTCGCCAGCTTCTCCGGTTCGGCGCTGATCGACCCGGAGTGCGATTTCGGTGACTGCAACCGCCTGCGTGGCCTCCCAGCCGGGGTCATCGACAGCGCCGAGATCCCGCCCCAGGAGAGCCGAGTTGTGTTCATCGACTTCGCGCTGGACTCCCTCGACCAGGCCCCCGAAGCGGTGTTGCACCACGTCTACGGGACCGGCGCCGCCTCGCCGGCCTTCGGGGAGCCGGGGCCCATCGACTACCTGGCCACGCCGGTCGCCTTCTCCACGCAGACAGTGCCGGTCGTCTCGCCACCGCTACGCGGCGACAACTGGGTCGCCCTCAACGGGTGTTGCGAACCGGGTTTCCCGCATCGCAGTTCGGTGATGTCGCTCAACGGGAAGCTGAACAACAGTCAGCGCTTCGCCATCGACTTCAAGCGCACCAACGACCGCGGCGAGTTCTACACCGGGGACAGGAACCGCAACGAGAGTTATGTCGACTACGGGGCCGAGATCCTCGCCGTCGCCGACGCCACGGTGGTCTCTGTTCTCGACGGTATGGAGGCCAATGCGCCGGGGGTCCTGCCCGCCAGCGACCCGGAGTTGGCGGCAGAGCTGACCGTCGAGAACGTGGACGGCAACCACGTCGTGCTCGATCTCGGCGGTGGGGTATACGCGATGTACGCCCACCTGATCTCGGGCTCGATCACTGTCGAACCGGGCGACACGGTGACCGAGGGTCAGGTGATCGGCGAGCTCGGGAACACCGGCAATGCCAACGCGTCGCACCTGCACTTCCAACTGATGGACGGGCCGAGCCTGCTCGAGGCGGATTCGTTGCCCTACGAGTTCAGGAGTTTCGACTACCAGGGGCAGGTCCCACCGCAGCGGGTAGCTGATGCCGACGACTATCTGGCCGGCACCTTCCTGCCGGAAGGTCCGCAGCAGCGGGAGGCGCGGACCGACCAGATGCCGC
This Dietzia psychralcaliphila DNA region includes the following protein-coding sequences:
- a CDS encoding M23 family metallopeptidase gives rise to the protein MTSHRVPALLAALVAAVALVAAGCSSDSVTQAAGTTSTSPTAGTATAPPPAGSVAGVTVPDAFTALTLIPIGNSPLPFRGTDGRYHVAYDLQLTNATGVPASLEKIDVIDGTDPTKVLASFSGSALIDPECDFGDCNRLRGLPAGVIDSAEIPPQESRVVFIDFALDSLDQAPEAVLHHVYGTGAASPAFGEPGPIDYLATPVAFSTQTVPVVSPPLRGDNWVALNGCCEPGFPHRSSVMSLNGKLNNSQRFAIDFKRTNDRGEFYTGDRNRNESYVDYGAEILAVADATVVSVLDGMEANAPGVLPASDPELAAELTVENVDGNHVVLDLGGGVYAMYAHLISGSITVEPGDTVTEGQVIGELGNTGNANASHLHFQLMDGPSLLEADSLPYEFRSFDYQGQVPPQRVADADDYLAGTFLPEGPQQREARTDQMPLNLAVVTFP